The genome window GGCCCCCGCCGTAAACGTCGGAAGAGTTATCTTTTCGCCACGTTGGTTTTCATTCTCGGCATGGGGGGGACCGCGTCCCCCGCCGCGGGCCCCGAACCGGCTCTTCGCGGAGTCGCCATAAGCCTTGACGCGTCGACCGAATTAAAAACCGTGGAAAAGGCCCTGCGCGAGGTCCGGGACCTTGGAGCAAACTCGGTCCTCTTTAAAGTCGCGGAGGCGCAGACGGATTGGCGGTCGAACATCCTTCGTCCCAATCCGGAGCTCACGGCCCCTCTTCTTCTCGTGGAGAACGTCTTGCGTTCCGCCCGTTCGCTTGGGTTCAAGATTGTCTTCATGCCCGTCGTGCTTCTTGAAACCCCGCGGACGAGGAAGGACTGGCGTGGCATGATCGTACCGGACGACCTGGAGCGGTGGTTTCGTTCGTATCGGCACATGATCCTCAAATACGGACGGATCTCCCAGGCGGAAAAAGTGGAATACTTCTCGGTCGGTTCCGAACTGGTTTCAATGGAGCCATTCCCGTCGCTTTGGAGCGGCCTGATCGACGAGGTTCGTTCCGTTTACCGAGGAGTGCTTTTCTATTCCTTTAATTGGGACCACCGAAGCGAAACACCCGCCTGGAGCCGGTTGGACTTGATTGGGATCAACACTTACAACGAGATGGCACAAATCGGAGAGGAACCCACCGCGGAGCAGCTGGCTCACCGCTGGAAATCGGTTCGGTCAAAAGTCATCGATTGGAGCCGGAGATTGGGAAAGAACATCCTGATCACCGAAGCCGGATACCCGAGTCGCAAAAATGGGCTGGTCAACCCATGGGATCACACGGTCACCGGCGGAATTCCCGACGAGAGTGTTCAACGGCTCGGATACGGGGCGCTCCTCGAGGCCTGGAACGGCGAACCACGTCTCGAGGGGCTGCTCTTTTATGAGTGGCAAGGTGTGGGCGGGAACCAGGACACGGGCTACACACCGCGAGGGAAAGCTTCGGAAACCCTTTTAAAGCTTTGGATGCGGGAATCCTATCGAGGTACAAAATCCGAGGGATGAAAGCCGTTCCAAAATTGAATTCGATCGAGTTTCTCGTCGGCAATCCATTCCCCTCGCAGGTTTCCTTCCCAATCGGAGCGCGCATAACGCCGCAGGGTTGCCAGCCAGACACCGTTGATCTCCTCCCAGTCACACTTCATGAGGAAGGATTCGTTCCCGTTTTCCGCGACGTTGGTGAAAATAAATTGGTCGATTCGTTTTGATTTCGGATCCAGATACAAACGCAACCGATCGGCTTTTTCGCCGGCCGCGCCGGAAAATGAAATATCCATGACATCGTATTTCCTCTCTTGCACGACGCGCGATCCTACATTTTTGTACCGCACACCGTGGTCGAGGAGCTTGAAGGGAAGAGAGAAGAGAAAGTAATTTCTCTTCCGCATGATTCCGGCACGATGGATTTTCTTTCGGTCCTCGATCTTCTTACCATTGATAAGGACTTGAGCCGTGCGACCGTCGAAGAATTCTTCCCGGTCCTCTTTCTCGTATTTCGCGTAGGACCTCTCTTTGTCGAAAAGATAGCGTTCCAGCGACTCCATCGTTTGTTTCGTCGCAATATCGCGAACCGACAAACGGTATTGAACGTCGCGCAGCGTGTAAAACGCCTCGCGCCCTCCATGGGCTCTAACGATCGCATCCACGGTGTGCGAAGGGGATGAATCAACGACGGTGAGCGCAATCAAACCTAGTACGACCTGACGGATTGAAGCTGTCATTCCCGCGAATCCACATCTACCATACCCCACCGACATGGGGTGGTTTTACGTAAGCGCAGCGGTGGAAGCCGCGGCCCTCATTTTGCTTCGGACTTCGCTTACCCGGCCGTTCTTTTTTCATCGTTTTGCCGAGATCTATTCGGTTCTGACCGTCGCGTTTTGTTTTTCTTGCGTCTTTCTGGTTCGCAAGAAAGTGCGGCCGGGCCTTGCCGCGATCGTCTTGAGTTCCCTTCTTCTTCGAGCTTTGCTTTGGGTGAATCAACCTCTGCTTTCAAACGATGTCCACCGTTATATATGGGACGGATCTCTTCTGATTCACGGCAAGAACCCGATCGCCTTGGCACCTGCGGATCCGTCCCTATCCGAGCTGGCCAAGGAAGTTCCCCTTCCCCCCGACCACCGGGAAGTGGCCTCGGTCTATCCTCCACTTTCGCTCCTGCTTTTTGCGTCGCTTTCCAAAATCGCCCCCGAACCCCTCATCTTCGGCGTCACGATGACGTTATTCGATGCGTTGAGCACACTTTTTCTTGTTCTGCTGCTCCGCAAGAGGCGGATGCCCGAAGTCCTCAGCCTGCTGTACGCCTGGCACCCGTTAGCCATCGTGGAATCCGCGCACTCCGCGCACGTCGATTCTCTAGGCATCTTTTTTCTTATCCTCACTCTTTATTTCCTCCATCGACACCCGGCGCGACAGGCCCTCTCGGCGGCGGCGGCCGCACTCACGAAGATTTGGCCGGCCATGCTCCTTCCCCTTTTCCTGGACAAAACCAGAAGATCTTCCGGAACGTTGATTTTATCTGCCTTCTTCTTCTTCATCCCCGTCCTGGCGTTTTGGAGCCATGCGGGACATTTCAGCGGACTCGGCGTTTACCTTCAAACGTGGGAATTCAATGGAAGCGTATATAAAATTCTTCGGATTTTTCTCGACTCATCAGACGTACGACGGGTCTCCGTTCTCTTGTTTTTTTTCGGTTGGGCGGCCTGCGTCTACCGCCGAATCACCGTTCCCTCCTTCTCCTACGAGAAAGGGGCCCTTTTCGCCATCGGCCTCTTCCTTCTACTCTCGCCGGTCGTTTATCCATGGTATACGCTCTGGCTGCTTCCGTTCCTGGTTTTCGAGGCCCGGGT of Bdellovibrionota bacterium contains these proteins:
- a CDS encoding DUF6503 family protein — protein: MTASIRQVVLGLIALTVVDSSPSHTVDAIVRAHGGREAFYTLRDVQYRLSVRDIATKQTMESLERYLFDKERSYAKYEKEDREEFFDGRTAQVLINGKKIEDRKKIHRAGIMRKRNYFLFSLPFKLLDHGVRYKNVGSRVVQERKYDVMDISFSGAAGEKADRLRLYLDPKSKRIDQFIFTNVAENGNESFLMKCDWEEINGVWLATLRRYARSDWEGNLRGEWIADEKLDRIQFWNGFHPSDFVPR